One Candidatus Scalindua japonica DNA window includes the following coding sequences:
- a CDS encoding lysophospholipid acyltransferase family protein codes for MLKFSLKSALYQVPGIFYLIFIARFQIEYDLIRKRSHDLIFGRAHSFTRKLLKLTHVKIEASGMENLINRPAIICQNHTSIMDIPAILHTVKGKPLFCGKFELFRIWVFGKGIEILGMVKVYKDDKKTWKVLSEAAKKIKATNLDNGALTPYLVIFPEGTRTKDKDYKMNEFKRGLFSIAVKHNLPIIPIATYGGLDITPKGTWSFNKGTIYEKVLEPLYPENYEGIGVKEKSIKLQNDTRKRINDGLSELINNYGNR; via the coding sequence ATGCTAAAGTTTTCACTGAAGTCTGCATTATACCAGGTACCGGGAATATTCTATCTCATTTTCATTGCCCGGTTTCAAATTGAGTATGACCTGATCAGGAAACGGTCTCACGATCTTATTTTTGGACGTGCTCACTCTTTTACAAGAAAACTTTTAAAACTCACTCATGTAAAAATAGAGGCATCAGGTATGGAAAACCTGATTAACAGGCCAGCAATAATCTGCCAGAACCACACTTCGATAATGGACATTCCCGCTATATTGCATACAGTAAAAGGGAAACCTCTGTTCTGTGGAAAGTTCGAGTTATTCAGGATCTGGGTTTTCGGCAAAGGGATTGAAATCCTGGGTATGGTTAAAGTTTATAAGGATGATAAAAAAACCTGGAAAGTTCTCTCGGAAGCAGCAAAAAAAATTAAAGCTACCAATTTAGATAATGGAGCATTGACCCCTTATTTAGTTATATTTCCGGAAGGCACAAGAACAAAGGATAAAGACTATAAAATGAACGAATTTAAACGCGGCTTGTTCAGCATCGCAGTAAAGCATAACCTGCCAATTATTCCGATCGCAACTTACGGCGGCCTGGATATCACCCCTAAAGGAACATGGAGTTTTAATAAAGGCACGATTTACGAAAAGGTTTTAGAACCTTTATATCCAGAAAATTACGAAGGTATCGGCGTTAAAGAAAAATCCATAAAACTTCAAAACGACACAAGAAAGAGGATAAATGACGGACTTAGCGAACTGATTAATAACTATGGTAATAGGTGA